From a region of the Helianthus annuus cultivar XRQ/B chromosome 5, HanXRQr2.0-SUNRISE, whole genome shotgun sequence genome:
- the LOC110942396 gene encoding 28 kDa ribonucleoprotein, chloroplastic codes for MAVLLRFVCFPSSSSIFSSSNQQQFFINPINPNPSSSLQSLSLSVSLPNRRPQRPNLLIFPTQSAVESPPVENPTEQSGEEEEEEDEGSRTRLLAQNVPWTCTADDIRPLFEKYGTVVDIEISMYSKTRNRGLVFVSMGSHEEALAAFTNLQSYEFMGRTLNLTWAKPKKTKEASSPAQPKPAPIHNLFVANLSFRARSKDLVEFFNAENSNAVSAEIIFNQNPRGSAGYGFVSFNTKQEADAALSAFQGKMFMGRPIRVAPSKRFLRQSTKKVLESKDEASKSESEGGEQAQTTEVEA; via the exons aTGGCAGTGTTGCTCCGTTTTGTATGTTTTCCTTCATCCTCCTCCATCTTCTCTTCTTCTAATCAACAACAATTCTTCATCAACCCCATAAACCCTAATCCTTCTTCATCTCTTCAATCTCTATCTCTCTCTGTTTCACTTCCCAATCGACGACCTCAAAGACCTAATCTTCTCATTTTCCCAACACAATCCGCCGTTGAATCACCTCCAGTTGAGAACCCAACAGAACAAtcaggagaagaagaagaagaagaggatgaaggTTCTAGAACGAGATTGCTGGCTCAGAATGTTCCCTGGACTTGTACTGCTGATGATATTCGTCCCCTGTTTGAGAAATACGGCACTGTTGTTGATATAGAG ATTTCGATGTATAGCAAAACCAGAAACCGAGGATTAGTGTTTGTTTCAATGGGTTCGCACGAGGAAGCATTGGCAGCTTTCACAAATCTTCAGTCATAT GAATTTATGGGTAGAACACTAAACCTAACGTGGGCAAAGCCAAAGAAGACGAAGGAAGCATCTTCCCCTGCACAGCCGAAACCAGCTCCCATACACAATTTATTTGTCGCAAATTTATCGTTTAGAGCAAGATCAAAGGACCTTGTGGAATTCTTCAATGCTGAAAACAGTAATGCCGTTTCTGCTGAGATTATCTTTAATCAAAATCCACGAGGTTCTGCTGGTTACGGTTTTGTTTCATTCAATACAAAACAGGAGGCTGACGCTGCTCTCTCTGCTTTTCAAGGAAAG ATGTTTATGGGGAGGCCGATTCGAGTGGCACCTAGCAAAAGATTTCTTAGACAATCTACAAAAAAGGTTCTTGAATCGAAAGACGAAGCAAGCAAATCAGAAAGCGAGGGAGGAGAGCAAGCACAAACAACTGAAGttgaagcttaa
- the LOC110942399 gene encoding centlein produces the protein MDLPQETDDFIRESIDYSLGLPVSTSTLELKLRSSEETERQLRDQYLYLKSKLNEKDDVIERVRAESALNAQAVKKFVEENQKLAMECANLLNQCNKWEKECSLYDHDREALMDFGNEADNRAKEAETRVRDLEQELTKLSKELMFYKHQSKGQQVGEITKTASTENLLVDTLLSTLINKDDVESTARSFLEANSGVEVCQKMLEIWESLKPSTQKVLALVSTLKILQKEKDHLRNNLTTAEEEVKVLFEENNILDKENRRLMKSLQKERQLSNSGGKNNSASLKSNKRKSSPRDCSPIENKLDFIESCSPRKALSPLRHNTPESRSHKK, from the exons ATGGATCTTCCACAAGAAACCGATGATTTCATCCGTGAATCGATCGATTATTCGCTCGGTCTTCCGGTATCCACAAGTACTCTCGAGTTAAAGCTTCGATCTTCTGAAGAAACAGAGCGGCAACTTCGCGATCAGTACTTGTATTtgaagtccaaattgaatgagaAAGATGACGTCATCGAGCGTGTTAGG GCTGAATCAGCCTTGAATGCACAAGCCGTAAAGAAGTTTGTGGAAGAAAATCAGAAGTTAGCAATGGAATGTGCTAATCTGTTAAATCAGTGCAATAAATGGGAGAAAGAGTGTTCGCTATACGACCACGATCGAGAAGCTTTAATGGACTTCGGAAATGAAGCCGATAACAGAGCTAAGGAGGCAGAAACGCGTGTCCGTGATTTAGAACAAGAATTAACTAAATTGTCAAAAGAACTAATGTTCTATAAGCATCAATCCAAGGGTCAACAG GTTGGTGAGATTACAAAAACTGCATCTACCGAAAATCTTCTTGTTGATACATTATTATCAACTTTGATCAACAAAGATGACGTGGAATCAACGGCACGTTCTTTCTTGGAAGCAAATAGTGGGGTCGAAGTGTGCCAAAAGATGTTGGAAATTTGGGAAAG TTTGAAGCCATCAACTCAAAAGGTCTTGGCGTTAGTTTCCACATTGAAGATACTGCAGAAAGAAAAGGATCATTTACGGAATAATCTCACTACTGCCGAAGAAGAG GTCAAAGTCTTGTTTGAAGAAAACAACATATTGGACAAGGAGAATCGGAGATTGATGAAGTCACTCCAAAAAGAACGACAGCTAAGCAATTCCGGAGGAAAGAATAATAGTGCATCCTTGAAG AGTAATAAACGGAAGTCTAGTCCTAGAGATTGCAGTCCAATTGAGAACAAACTTGACTTCATTGAATCTTGTTCACCAAGAAAAGCATTGTCTCCTTTGCGACACAACACCCCCGAATCGCGATCGCACAAAAAGTAA